The Bradysia coprophila strain Holo2 chromosome II, BU_Bcop_v1, whole genome shotgun sequence genome has a segment encoding these proteins:
- the LOC119071651 gene encoding hyphally regulated cell wall protein 3-like isoform X5 produces MFKEFSVVLCTMSLCLVQDVVSVPLRNNDKPISQWSGQINGFDIDRSEYVPIGTNATDIGNGMGSVSNSSNSWISGATSGANNGMGSVSNSSNGWMNGFNRQPNNGMGSVSNSGSGWMNGFNGGPNNGMGSVPNSSSGWVSSFSNGSNNGMQSGSNSGNGWDNGFSNGMGTSNIMGDEQWTNRVNSMSLNNRTNAGVDGVQNQANKYSNYPSMYYQQYSQSFVVPTQGTAEDLQTPPNANGQNEIPPTTSGQTETPPSASGQTETPPSASGIPDQNEASSPDQMANNGENLKNLRRKTLGSDRYQLIVVREI; encoded by the exons ATGTTTAAAGAATTTAGCGTTGTCCTCTGTACCATGTCTTTATGCTTGGTCCAAG ATGTTGTTTCGGTACCTTTACGAAATAATGATAAACCGATTTCCCAGTGGTCAGGACAAATAAACGGTTTCGATATAGATCGGTCCGAATACGTTCCGATCGGCACCAATGCCACTGATATCGGGAATGGTATGGGTAGCGTATCTAATTCGAGCAATAGCTGGATAAGTGGCGCTACGAGTGGGGCAAATAACGGAATGGGAAGTGTATCCAATTCGA GCAATGGATGGATGAATGGCTTTAATCGTCAGCCTAATAACGGAATGGGAAGCGTGTCCAATTCGGGTAGTGGATGGATGAATGGCTTTAATGGTGGACCGAATAACGGAATGGGGAGTGTACCCAATTCGAGCAGTGGATGGGTTAGTAGCTTTTCGAATGGATCAAATAACGGAATGCAAAGCGGTTCTAATTCAGGCAATGGATGGGATAATGGCTTTTCTAATGGCATGGGTACTAGCAATATTATGGGAGATGAACAATGGACCAACCGAGTTAACAGTATGAGCTTGAACAATCGAACAAATGCTGGGGTTGATGGAGTACAAAATCAAGCAAACAAGTACTCTAATTATCCATCCATGTACTATCAACAATATTCACAGTCGTTTGTTGTGCCAACACAAGGTACCGCTGAAGATTTACAAACCCCTCCAAATGCAAATGGTCAAAACGAGATCCCACCCACTACAAGTGGTCAAACCGAGACTCCACCCAGTGCAAGTGGTCAAACCGAGACTCCACCCAGTGCAAGTGGTATTCCTGATCAAAACGAAGCTTCTTCCCCAGATCAAATGGCTAACAACGgcgaaaacttgaaaaatctAAGAAGAAAGACTCTCGGGAGCGACCGCTACCAACTCATAGTGGTAAGGGAAATATAG
- the LOC119071651 gene encoding hyphally regulated cell wall protein 3-like isoform X1, translating into MFKEFSVVLCTMSLCLVQDVVSVPLRNNDKPISQWSGQINGFDIDRSEYVPIGTNATDIGNGMGSVSNSSNSWISGATSGANNGMGSVSNSSSGWMNGYNGGPNNGMGSVSNSSSGWISSFSNGSNNGMQSGSNSGNGWMNGFNRQPNNGMGSVSNSGSGWMNGFNGGPNNGMGSVPNSSSGWVSSFSNGSNNGMQSGSNSGNGWDNGFSNGMGTSNIMGDEQWTNRVNSMSLNNRTNAGVDGVQNQANKYSNYPSMYYQQYSQSFVVPTQGTAEDLQTPPNANGQNEIPPTTSGQTETPPSASGQTETPPSASGIPDQNEASSPDQMANNGENLKNLRRKTLGSDRYQLIVVREI; encoded by the exons ATGTTTAAAGAATTTAGCGTTGTCCTCTGTACCATGTCTTTATGCTTGGTCCAAG ATGTTGTTTCGGTACCTTTACGAAATAATGATAAACCGATTTCCCAGTGGTCAGGACAAATAAACGGTTTCGATATAGATCGGTCCGAATACGTTCCGATCGGCACCAATGCCACTGATATCGGGAATGGTATGGGTAGCGTATCTAATTCGAGCAATAGCTGGATAAGTGGCGCTACGAGTGGGGCAAATAACGGAATGGGAAGTGTATCCAATTCGAGTAGTGGATGGATGAATGGCTATAACGGTGGACCTAACAACGGAATGGGAAGTGTATCCAATTCGAGTAGCGGCTGGATTAGTAGCTTTTCGAATGGATCAAATAACGGTATGCAAAGTGGTTCGAATTCGGGCAATGGATGGATGAATGGCTTTAATCGTCAGCCTAATAACGGAATGGGAAGCGTGTCCAATTCGGGTAGTGGATGGATGAATGGCTTTAATGGTGGACCGAATAACGGAATGGGGAGTGTACCCAATTCGAGCAGTGGATGGGTTAGTAGCTTTTCGAATGGATCAAATAACGGAATGCAAAGCGGTTCTAATTCAGGCAATGGATGGGATAATGGCTTTTCTAATGGCATGGGTACTAGCAATATTATGGGAGATGAACAATGGACCAACCGAGTTAACAGTATGAGCTTGAACAATCGAACAAATGCTGGGGTTGATGGAGTACAAAATCAAGCAAACAAGTACTCTAATTATCCATCCATGTACTATCAACAATATTCACAGTCGTTTGTTGTGCCAACACAAGGTACCGCTGAAGATTTACAAACCCCTCCAAATGCAAATGGTCAAAACGAGATCCCACCCACTACAAGTGGTCAAACCGAGACTCCACCCAGTGCAAGTGGTCAAACCGAGACTCCACCCAGTGCAAGTGGTATTCCTGATCAAAACGAAGCTTCTTCCCCAGATCAAATGGCTAACAACGgcgaaaacttgaaaaatctAAGAAGAAAGACTCTCGGGAGCGACCGCTACCAACTCATAGTGGTAAGGGAAATATAG
- the LOC119071627 gene encoding glucose dehydrogenase [FAD, quinone], with amino-acid sequence MAVCDCPVGSPIGPTLAATCGGSSFMLFMGLLEVFLRSQCDIEDPCNRPKARQSPDNEYDFIVVGAGSGGSVVASRLSEVPHWKVLLIEAGGDEPLGSQVPSMFLNFIGSDIDWKYNTEPETSACLNSPEQRCYWPRGKVLGGTSVLNGMMYIRGNKEDYDEWAAMGNPGWSYNDVLPYFMMSEDNMQLNEVDNGFHSTGGMLPVSKFPYHPPLSYAILRAGQELGYQINDLNGANSTGFMIAQTTSKNGIRMSASRAYIRPVEKRANLHILLNTTVARVLLHPQTKATHGVEIIDEYGQPRKIFIKKEVIVSGGTVNSPQILLLSGIGPKEDLMKVGVRPVHDLPGVGKNLHNHVAYFTNFYLNDTDTSPLNWATAMEYLLFRDGLMSGTGISAVTAKISSKYAETPNVPDLQFYFGGFLASCAKTGQVGELLTNGSRSIQIFPAVLHPKSRGYITLASNDPLAPPKIVANYLTEEHDVRVLVDGVKFAVKLSETEPLKAYGMQVDETPIKGCEGIPFGTDEYWTCAVKQNTGPENHQAGSCKMGPSRDPMAVVDHELRVHGVRGLRVVDASIMPKVISGNTNAPIIMIAEKASRHIKRSWGA; translated from the exons ATGGCAGTTTGCGATTGTCCTGTTGGCAGTCCAATCGGTCCCACATTGGCTGCAACATGTGGTGGAAGTTCTTTCATGCTGTTTATGGGATTATTGGAGGTTTTCCTGCGATCACAATGCGACATAGAAGATCCGTGTAACCGACCAAAG GCCCGTCAATCGCCTGACAATGAGTACGATTTTATTGTCGTCGGTGCAGGCTCTGGTGGATCAGTCGTAGCATCTCGTTTATCTGAAGTACCGCActggaaagtacttttaattGAAGCTG GTGGTGACGAGCCGCTCGGGAGTCAAGTACCATCaatgtttctaaattttatcgGAAGTGACATTGATTGGAAATATAATACAGAGCCGGAGACAAGTGCCTGCCTGAATTCACCGGAGCAACGTTGTTATTGGCCCAGAGGAAAAGTGTTAGGTGGAACGTCGGTGCTGAATGGCATGATGTATATAA GAGGCAACAAAGAAGATTATGACGAATGGGCAGCTATGGGAAATCCAGGATGGAGCTACAACGATGTTTTACCGTATTTTATGATGTCAGAAGATAATATGCAGTTAAACGAAGTTGACAACGGTTTTCACTCTACTGGTGGAATGCTTCCAGTGTCTAAATTTCCATATCATCCTCCTCTATCATATGCTATTCTTCGTGCTGGCCAGGAACTTG GGTACCAAATAAACGATCTAAATGGCGCCAATTCCACTGGATTTATGATCGCTCAAACCACAAGTAAAAATGGTATTCGAATGAGTGCGTCCCGTGCGTATATTCGACCAGTTGAGAAACGAGCAAACTTACACATTCTGTTGAACACAACTGTGGCAAGAGTTCTACTACATCCGCAAACGAAAGCCACTCATGGCGTGGAAATAATTGACGAATATGGACAGCCGAGGAAGATATTTATAAAGAAGGAAGTTATCGTTTCGGGCGGTACGGTTAATTCACCACAAATATTGCTACTGAGTGGCATTGGTCCCAAAGAGGATTTAATGAAG gTTGGTGTACGACCTGTTCATGATCTGCCGGGTGTCGGTAAAAATCTCCACAATCACGTTGCATATTTCACCAACTTTTACCTCAACGACACTGATACATCACCTCTGAACTGGGCAACAGCTATGGAATATCTACTGTTCCGTGATGGTCTAATGTCTGGAACGGGAATATCAGCCGTAACAGCCAAAATCTCAAGTAAATATGCTGAAACGCCAAACGTACCCGACTTGCAATTCTATTTCGGTGGCTTCTTGGCTAGTTGCGCAAAGACCGGTCAAGTCGGCGAACTGTTAACCAATGGATCGCggtccatacaaattttcccgGCAGTGTTACATCCCAAAAGCAGAGGCTACATTACGTTAGCATCAAATGATCCATTGGCACCGCCAAAAATCGTTGCAAATTACTTGACCGAGGAACATGATGTTCGAGTGCTAGTAGATGGAGTCAAATTCGCCGTTAAACTTTCTGAAACTGAACCGCTAAAGGCTTACGGAATGCAGGTGGACGAAACGCCAATTAAGGGTTGCGAGGGTATTCCATTTGGTACCGATGAATATTGGACATGTGCTGTGAAGCAGAATACTGGACCGGAGAATCATCAAGCTGGTTCGTGTAAAATGGGACCGAGTCGAGATCCGATGGCCGTTGTGGATCATGAATTGCGG GTTCATGGAGTTAGAGGTCTTAGAGTGGTGGACGCTTCTATCATGCCCAAAGTGATATCAG GAAACACCAACGCCCCCATCATAATGATAGCCGAAAAAGCATCGAGACATATTAAACGGTCTTGGGGAGCTTGA
- the LOC119071651 gene encoding hyphally regulated cell wall protein 3-like isoform X7 — protein sequence MSWSWYIKSILLPVIKTIFDFVHYASPSIRKKNTKLEMFKEFSVVLCTMSLCLVQDVVSVPLRNNDKPISQWSGQINGFDIDRSEYVPIGTNATDIGNGMGSVSNSSNSWISGATSGANNGMGSVSNSSSGWMNGFNGGPNNGMGSVPNSSSGWVSSFSNGSNNGMQSGSNSGNGWDNGFSNGMGTSNIMGDEQWTNRVNSMSLNNRTNAGVDGVQNQANKYSNYPSMYYQQYSQSFVVPTQGTAEDLQTPPNANGQNEIPPTTSGQTETPPSASGQTETPPSASGIPDQNEASSPDQMANNGENLKNLRRKTLGSDRYQLIVVREI from the exons ATGTCTTGGTCTTGGTATATAAAGAGCATTCTGCTACCTgttatcaaaacaatttttgacttCGTCCATTACGCGAGTCCGTCTATTAGGAAAAAGAACACGAAACTCGAAATGTTTAAAGAATTTAGCGTTGTCCTCTGTACCATGTCTTTATGCTTGGTCCAAG ATGTTGTTTCGGTACCTTTACGAAATAATGATAAACCGATTTCCCAGTGGTCAGGACAAATAAACGGTTTCGATATAGATCGGTCCGAATACGTTCCGATCGGCACCAATGCCACTGATATCGGGAATGGTATGGGTAGCGTATCTAATTCGAGCAATAGCTGGATAAGTGGCGCTACGAGTGGGGCAAATAACGGAATGGGAAGTGTATCCAATTCGA GTAGTGGATGGATGAATGGCTTTAATGGTGGACCGAATAACGGAATGGGGAGTGTACCCAATTCGAGCAGTGGATGGGTTAGTAGCTTTTCGAATGGATCAAATAACGGAATGCAAAGCGGTTCTAATTCAGGCAATGGATGGGATAATGGCTTTTCTAATGGCATGGGTACTAGCAATATTATGGGAGATGAACAATGGACCAACCGAGTTAACAGTATGAGCTTGAACAATCGAACAAATGCTGGGGTTGATGGAGTACAAAATCAAGCAAACAAGTACTCTAATTATCCATCCATGTACTATCAACAATATTCACAGTCGTTTGTTGTGCCAACACAAGGTACCGCTGAAGATTTACAAACCCCTCCAAATGCAAATGGTCAAAACGAGATCCCACCCACTACAAGTGGTCAAACCGAGACTCCACCCAGTGCAAGTGGTCAAACCGAGACTCCACCCAGTGCAAGTGGTATTCCTGATCAAAACGAAGCTTCTTCCCCAGATCAAATGGCTAACAACGgcgaaaacttgaaaaatctAAGAAGAAAGACTCTCGGGAGCGACCGCTACCAACTCATAGTGGTAAGGGAAATATAG
- the LOC119071651 gene encoding hyphally regulated cell wall protein 3-like isoform X3 yields MFKEFSVVLCTMSLCLVQDVVSVPLRNNDKPISQWSGQINGFDIDRSEYVPIGTNATDIGNGMGSVSNSSNSWISGATSGANNGMGSVSNSSSGWMNGYNGGPNNGMGSVSNSSSGWISSFSNGSNNGMQSGSNSGNGWMNGFNRQPNNGMGSVSNSGSGWMNGFNGGPNNGMGSVPNSSSGWVSSFSNGSNNGMQSGSNSGNGWDNGFSNGMGTSNIMGDEQWTNRVNSMSLNNRTNAGVDGVQNQANKYSNYPSMYYQQYSQSFVVPTQGTAEDLQTPPNANGQNEIPPTTSGQTETPPMQVVFLIKTKLLPQIKWLTTAKT; encoded by the exons ATGTTTAAAGAATTTAGCGTTGTCCTCTGTACCATGTCTTTATGCTTGGTCCAAG ATGTTGTTTCGGTACCTTTACGAAATAATGATAAACCGATTTCCCAGTGGTCAGGACAAATAAACGGTTTCGATATAGATCGGTCCGAATACGTTCCGATCGGCACCAATGCCACTGATATCGGGAATGGTATGGGTAGCGTATCTAATTCGAGCAATAGCTGGATAAGTGGCGCTACGAGTGGGGCAAATAACGGAATGGGAAGTGTATCCAATTCGAGTAGTGGATGGATGAATGGCTATAACGGTGGACCTAACAACGGAATGGGAAGTGTATCCAATTCGAGTAGCGGCTGGATTAGTAGCTTTTCGAATGGATCAAATAACGGTATGCAAAGTGGTTCGAATTCGGGCAATGGATGGATGAATGGCTTTAATCGTCAGCCTAATAACGGAATGGGAAGCGTGTCCAATTCGGGTAGTGGATGGATGAATGGCTTTAATGGTGGACCGAATAACGGAATGGGGAGTGTACCCAATTCGAGCAGTGGATGGGTTAGTAGCTTTTCGAATGGATCAAATAACGGAATGCAAAGCGGTTCTAATTCAGGCAATGGATGGGATAATGGCTTTTCTAATGGCATGGGTACTAGCAATATTATGGGAGATGAACAATGGACCAACCGAGTTAACAGTATGAGCTTGAACAATCGAACAAATGCTGGGGTTGATGGAGTACAAAATCAAGCAAACAAGTACTCTAATTATCCATCCATGTACTATCAACAATATTCACAGTCGTTTGTTGTGCCAACACAAGGTACCGCTGAAGATTTACAAACCCCTCCAAATGCAAATGGTCAAAACGAGATCCCACCCACTACAAGTGGTCAAACCGAGACTCCACCCA TGCAAGTGGTATTCCTGATCAAAACGAAGCTTCTTCCCCAGATCAAATGGCTAACAACGgcgaaaacttga
- the LOC119071651 gene encoding hyphally regulated cell wall protein 3-like isoform X2 has translation MFKEFSVVLCTMSLCLVQDVVSVPLRNNDKPISQWSGQINGFDIDRSEYVPIGTNATDIGNGMGSVSNSSNSWISGATSGANNGMGSVSNSSSGWMNGYNGGPNNGMGSVSNSSNGWMNGFNRQPNNGMGSVSNSGSGWMNGFNGGPNNGMGSVPNSSSGWVSSFSNGSNNGMQSGSNSGNGWDNGFSNGMGTSNIMGDEQWTNRVNSMSLNNRTNAGVDGVQNQANKYSNYPSMYYQQYSQSFVVPTQGTAEDLQTPPNANGQNEIPPTTSGQTETPPSASGQTETPPSASGIPDQNEASSPDQMANNGENLKNLRRKTLGSDRYQLIVVREI, from the exons ATGTTTAAAGAATTTAGCGTTGTCCTCTGTACCATGTCTTTATGCTTGGTCCAAG ATGTTGTTTCGGTACCTTTACGAAATAATGATAAACCGATTTCCCAGTGGTCAGGACAAATAAACGGTTTCGATATAGATCGGTCCGAATACGTTCCGATCGGCACCAATGCCACTGATATCGGGAATGGTATGGGTAGCGTATCTAATTCGAGCAATAGCTGGATAAGTGGCGCTACGAGTGGGGCAAATAACGGAATGGGAAGTGTATCCAATTCGAGTAGTGGATGGATGAATGGCTATAACGGTGGACCTAACAACGGAATGGGAAGTGTATCCAATTCGA GCAATGGATGGATGAATGGCTTTAATCGTCAGCCTAATAACGGAATGGGAAGCGTGTCCAATTCGGGTAGTGGATGGATGAATGGCTTTAATGGTGGACCGAATAACGGAATGGGGAGTGTACCCAATTCGAGCAGTGGATGGGTTAGTAGCTTTTCGAATGGATCAAATAACGGAATGCAAAGCGGTTCTAATTCAGGCAATGGATGGGATAATGGCTTTTCTAATGGCATGGGTACTAGCAATATTATGGGAGATGAACAATGGACCAACCGAGTTAACAGTATGAGCTTGAACAATCGAACAAATGCTGGGGTTGATGGAGTACAAAATCAAGCAAACAAGTACTCTAATTATCCATCCATGTACTATCAACAATATTCACAGTCGTTTGTTGTGCCAACACAAGGTACCGCTGAAGATTTACAAACCCCTCCAAATGCAAATGGTCAAAACGAGATCCCACCCACTACAAGTGGTCAAACCGAGACTCCACCCAGTGCAAGTGGTCAAACCGAGACTCCACCCAGTGCAAGTGGTATTCCTGATCAAAACGAAGCTTCTTCCCCAGATCAAATGGCTAACAACGgcgaaaacttgaaaaatctAAGAAGAAAGACTCTCGGGAGCGACCGCTACCAACTCATAGTGGTAAGGGAAATATAG
- the LOC119071651 gene encoding hyphally regulated cell wall protein 3-like isoform X4: protein MSWSWYIKSILLPVIKTIFDFVHYASPSIRKKNTKLEMFKEFSVVLCTMSLCLVQDVVSVPLRNNDKPISQWSGQINGFDIDRSEYVPIGTNATDIGNGMGSVSNSSNSWISGATSGANNGMGSVSNSSSGWMNGYNGGPNNGMGSVSNSSSGWMNGFNGGPNNGMGSVPNSSSGWVSSFSNGSNNGMQSGSNSGNGWDNGFSNGMGTSNIMGDEQWTNRVNSMSLNNRTNAGVDGVQNQANKYSNYPSMYYQQYSQSFVVPTQGTAEDLQTPPNANGQNEIPPTTSGQTETPPSASGQTETPPSASGIPDQNEASSPDQMANNGENLKNLRRKTLGSDRYQLIVVREI, encoded by the exons ATGTCTTGGTCTTGGTATATAAAGAGCATTCTGCTACCTgttatcaaaacaatttttgacttCGTCCATTACGCGAGTCCGTCTATTAGGAAAAAGAACACGAAACTCGAAATGTTTAAAGAATTTAGCGTTGTCCTCTGTACCATGTCTTTATGCTTGGTCCAAG ATGTTGTTTCGGTACCTTTACGAAATAATGATAAACCGATTTCCCAGTGGTCAGGACAAATAAACGGTTTCGATATAGATCGGTCCGAATACGTTCCGATCGGCACCAATGCCACTGATATCGGGAATGGTATGGGTAGCGTATCTAATTCGAGCAATAGCTGGATAAGTGGCGCTACGAGTGGGGCAAATAACGGAATGGGAAGTGTATCCAATTCGAGTAGTGGATGGATGAATGGCTATAACGGTGGACCTAACAACGGAATGGGAAGTGTATCCAATTCGA GTAGTGGATGGATGAATGGCTTTAATGGTGGACCGAATAACGGAATGGGGAGTGTACCCAATTCGAGCAGTGGATGGGTTAGTAGCTTTTCGAATGGATCAAATAACGGAATGCAAAGCGGTTCTAATTCAGGCAATGGATGGGATAATGGCTTTTCTAATGGCATGGGTACTAGCAATATTATGGGAGATGAACAATGGACCAACCGAGTTAACAGTATGAGCTTGAACAATCGAACAAATGCTGGGGTTGATGGAGTACAAAATCAAGCAAACAAGTACTCTAATTATCCATCCATGTACTATCAACAATATTCACAGTCGTTTGTTGTGCCAACACAAGGTACCGCTGAAGATTTACAAACCCCTCCAAATGCAAATGGTCAAAACGAGATCCCACCCACTACAAGTGGTCAAACCGAGACTCCACCCAGTGCAAGTGGTCAAACCGAGACTCCACCCAGTGCAAGTGGTATTCCTGATCAAAACGAAGCTTCTTCCCCAGATCAAATGGCTAACAACGgcgaaaacttgaaaaatctAAGAAGAAAGACTCTCGGGAGCGACCGCTACCAACTCATAGTGGTAAGGGAAATATAG
- the LOC119071651 gene encoding hyphally regulated cell wall protein 3-like isoform X6: protein MFKEFSVVLCTMSLCLVQDVVSVPLRNNDKPISQWSGQINGFDIDRSEYVPIGTNATDIGNGMGSVSNSSNSWISGATSGANNGMGSVSNSSSGWMNGYNGGPNNGMGSVSNSSSGWISSFSNGSNNGMQSGSNSGNGWDNGFSNGMGTSNIMGDEQWTNRVNSMSLNNRTNAGVDGVQNQANKYSNYPSMYYQQYSQSFVVPTQGTAEDLQTPPNANGQNEIPPTTSGQTETPPSASGQTETPPSASGIPDQNEASSPDQMANNGENLKNLRRKTLGSDRYQLIVVREI, encoded by the exons ATGTTTAAAGAATTTAGCGTTGTCCTCTGTACCATGTCTTTATGCTTGGTCCAAG ATGTTGTTTCGGTACCTTTACGAAATAATGATAAACCGATTTCCCAGTGGTCAGGACAAATAAACGGTTTCGATATAGATCGGTCCGAATACGTTCCGATCGGCACCAATGCCACTGATATCGGGAATGGTATGGGTAGCGTATCTAATTCGAGCAATAGCTGGATAAGTGGCGCTACGAGTGGGGCAAATAACGGAATGGGAAGTGTATCCAATTCGAGTAGTGGATGGATGAATGGCTATAACGGTGGACCTAACAACGGAATGGGAAGTGTATCCAATTCGAGTAGCGGCTGGATTAGTAGCTTTTCGAATGGATCAAATAACGGTATGCAAAGTGGTTCGAATTCGG GCAATGGATGGGATAATGGCTTTTCTAATGGCATGGGTACTAGCAATATTATGGGAGATGAACAATGGACCAACCGAGTTAACAGTATGAGCTTGAACAATCGAACAAATGCTGGGGTTGATGGAGTACAAAATCAAGCAAACAAGTACTCTAATTATCCATCCATGTACTATCAACAATATTCACAGTCGTTTGTTGTGCCAACACAAGGTACCGCTGAAGATTTACAAACCCCTCCAAATGCAAATGGTCAAAACGAGATCCCACCCACTACAAGTGGTCAAACCGAGACTCCACCCAGTGCAAGTGGTCAAACCGAGACTCCACCCAGTGCAAGTGGTATTCCTGATCAAAACGAAGCTTCTTCCCCAGATCAAATGGCTAACAACGgcgaaaacttgaaaaatctAAGAAGAAAGACTCTCGGGAGCGACCGCTACCAACTCATAGTGGTAAGGGAAATATAG